tttgtttaatatatGGTCTGGTCATACAATTTTAAATGGCTTTATGATATTTACAGATCaagttttaatcatgtttttaataaaatctgaCAAATGTGATTGTAAATATAGTATAACACAACAATATTACTACAGAATGCCAGATACTCATCGGTGTGTTATTGctacaatattttatataattattctCTTTGCCAGCCATTGTGTTCCATTTAATCTTTAAATATGAAATGCACAGATGAGCAGATCTTCAGCTAGTAAACTGCAATCATCAATCCAGAGAAAATGTTTTCCAACGCCTTTACCCTAATTATAATGTCAAATGGaacaaaaaaaggttttattttactgATTGAATTGAAGCTTTAACTTGaaacaagcaaaaacaaatcaacacaaCCACAGTTCATCAATAGCAGGATAAATGACAAAGCATAATTCAATTAAAACCTCTCAATCCAAGTTATTTACATCCACCTTGCacaaagcaatgaaaaatatttttgtttaactcATTAATAAGTGCGCTTGACTTTTGTTAAATAGTGAACGTACTGATGATATTTATAACAAAAACTTAAAGCCCTGTATACAAAAATATGTTTAacatgttagaaaatgtatgacAGGCATAACATTCTGGTGCTTTCAGTGATTTAGTTAAATGAGAGGAAAGTTTGgagcattttaaattttctggttacttcatcaaagactcagttaaaacatttttgtttattaaatatttttgtaacaatgataaTAGAATGTAATCACGTtctagtagactacattaaatacctGGGTTTAAACAGCACCTTACAGtgcaatgtatttaaaaatagggCACACTTATCTTAtttataaacgtctacgcatggaagtgtgtgtgtctgtctgtccggcctggaagtgcgatgctacagcatgaagctcaaagagccagcaaggcggCCCGAAGTTAACAAGTCGAAgaaaaaactcgcttagccgctaatacacaagctaggcgagcacatcggcaaaacgaaacctctgaagagagagaaactcgcttagccgctggtAGACAAGAGGGACGAGCACGTCCGCAAAACTAATctgctgactctgcatttcagttttttttctgacgatttcaacagtttctaggaccctgtgctttttacagcatgtgcttacacagctagtatacattttagttctacttgactttattacccttctctcagtttacctctatgtcaggATGCTcgtgtaacctgtgtgtgtgcgagaccatcaattatgttgtctgttaggcttttttctctgatTTTACTGTcgtaatcttttttatttatttatctggttcgtacaatgctatatactgcataccctgccgttctatcttaaactctgtgaagtgccttgagcatgggaaaggcactatataaataaaatgtattattattattattattatttaaacattttagttttattcagATGATGCACAGAAGGTAAAACAGCTCTTAAGACTGTAACTCCAACACTTTCTCACACGTTATGCCGCTAAGCGACAGTTTCAGATCAGCAGAGTTCTGCTCTGTCTTTGCTATTTGCAGCACTCAGCTCTCTGTGCTGTATAGAAACTGAACGCCACATTGTGGTCCTTGTCATTCGCCCCATTGCGCTGATCTGCTGCTCATATGTAAACTGCAGTTCTCTTTCTAACCCCATGCTATCTTGATATCGCTTAGGAGAGCTGCACCTTCATGTgtgattaattagttcaaacaccttTTATTTGCAAGTTGATAACATCTTgtctttataataataacatgcagataataataataataataatacattttatttatatagcacccttcccatgctcaaggcactttcagaatataagaaagaacggctggttatacagtatatagcgttgtacaaaccagataaataaataaagaagattacgacagtcaattcagagaaaaagcctaacagaccaCATAATTGATGGTCAAATAATGGAACCATGagattgtttattttgttttctgcaatctggctgtggttctacaattagctgatggacagatattttattgttgtcatttatgttaattagtttctactttctttttgatgtacttgaacaaatctgtatcctcatatgtcaTAGTTCTGTATTCAGTAAGTGGTTTAATCTATTATTACATTTTGCCTTAAGAGTTGCCGTGGTGCTCAGAGCCTGCTCTTGGTGAGAAGTGCTGTGCAAGAaaaaagtagtttgtactgttatattgtatttctgaggtggcaatgacaaCCTGTTCTGTGCAGAGGaatatttgtgttctgttttgcgtGTCGCCTCATTtcttgacacccattgcacaccaacctacctggaaggtagtctctttctgaattgcctttcccaagatttattCTATTtgtttcctacaagggttttacTGTCTtctggtagacagtagaactttaggaaccctcaaaactagacttgatgttgtttgggaagaattaagaggataggactggcgagattTGTTAGGCTCAATGACTTGTTCTcaactagattgttctaatgttctaatagttGTTGTTTGTGTTCATTGCCTTATAGGACTGAAAATGAGTCCACCAATAAAGGTCTTGGAATGAGGACAGTAATCAACAATATCACTACCAGTCTGCTCATTGGCTTCTTTAAAAAGTGTACTGTATAAACTTACTATACATTTTACTAACAAGATGGTACCAGTTAGTGTATCAAGTGAGTTTATTAACTAGACAGAATAATCCAATCCAGCAGGGAGTGTTAGCTTTTCAAATGGACCCGGTTCAATGCTAGGAAAAACACTGTGGATGGGTCATTCTGCTTACAGTACTGTCTCAAAGGCAATAAAATTATCACAATGACAACAAAAATCAATCCTGACATAAATAATCTTATAATTAGCTTGTAATAAAGACTTTTTAAGCCTGTTTGGAGAACCCCACTGAATGATGGCAGGGTGAATATTGCTGTAGTAGTCAGGATGCATACACTCACTGTGTCACTTTGTTCGCTGAGGTGCTCTTCTTCAGGTGTTGTTGTGTAGTAGTCTGGTGGCTGGAACCTTAAGGAGGGTCCAATTCAAATATCTGTGGTTTGAAGAGATCAACAaatctctatactgtatatataacatccaacatttgtctgtctgtctgtatgtctgtgtgcttttcaagagagaactacttaacggatttagatcaggtttttttctatgttttgcttgaacattctgattgattttgcgacttctctcactgtgttatgtatcatagtttgcttgcggtaccgagtTACTtccgcgaatccgagagacacgcagcgggcaGAGTGGGGTATGGTGCCCTTTTCACATGCCATCCTTGGGGcattccttacctctgcttaggtAGCGAattagagaactacttaacggatttagattgggtttttttctggaatttgcttgaacattctagttgattttgtgacttctctcatcgcactaagactcatagttcgcttgcaggagtgatatattcgtgctaatccgagacagaggctgcgggccaagaggaggaggaagcgtgacctcaggagtagggatccaggcagggccctcttcgctgtcctgtttcatttctacatgggcggagccatggggcacagctagttaataatataataaaccaGTGAGTGGTCTAACTGGGAGCTTCGTCCCCCTTTTGCTAAGAAATCTCTGGGTACAAAGAACTTTCTCATGGTAGAGCCCACAAAATACTATCCTACAGACTGACATGGCTcaacaacataaaacaaaaattaagaataTATAATAGTGCAAAGTTAGCAATGTAATATAACAACactaaatagaaataaagtacatactgtattgcaTGTGAAAGATAATAAGTTATTTCATAAGGAGGTTATTTATAAGAGTTTAAAGTTTCTTAAATACATAGGTAACAGTAAAGCTCTGAATACTGCTGATCTTCTCTGCTCCGTACACTTATTATCACAGAGAAAGTGTGAACTCAAGCAAGAATTtatgtcttattttgttttttagaacTGTAACTTTGTATAACGTGGTGATTTTGAAAGATTCTAAAAACATTTGCAGATCATTACATACTGTAatacatatccacatattttGAGAGTATCAGAAGACAGTTGAAAGACCTTGCTAGCTAGCACAGAGTTACAAGCTGCTGATGTGACTCAGTGATATGAAGCTGCTTTGTTGAggtatccattttctgaatgaaagaaaaagtaCAGTGCCAAACATGACCAGTAGTTATTCACTTCATCTGAGTCTATCCATTGTCAGTTACTGGTTTAAAGTCTACAGCAAAGGCTGCCTTAGATGCAGTAAACTGCAGGCCTCTGTACAGGTGCACATCCTATAAACAGGAAATAACAAGTTTTTAAAACTTTAAGTGGTTATTAAACATTTCTTAAAGTAGTggtaattatacatacagtatcattTGTGCCACTTCATGAGGGTTTCTATTGATGTCTGACTGGATTTGGTCCAATACATTTTGAACTTATGTTCTATGTGGCTTGAGCAGCATGTGACAGGGCATCAGACACCCCAAATGTATGTGCCGGCTTCAAACATGATGGCTTTGTATAAGTTTTGTTATCTTACGTACTAAACTGATTTCAATTAAATATActaacttgtttgttcttcactaACTGTCTGgattattgtacatattttaggGTTTCAGTACAGTATTTTGCGTAAGTCCTCATTTTAAAAGGATTCAAATTGATCCAGACTGAATAACGAAATGAAGGTTTTTCCTTTGCATCACTGGTTTTATGTGAATATGTTATATTTAAGCATTGTACCTCTTACATTGTACCTTTTTTTCCATAAAACATGATGTTTACTTGTATTTGATAATTTTGAGTAATGACTTAATGACATTAAAATTGAAACCTACATAAAAGCATGAAACACCATCTGCCTAGGATGTGACCTCTGGACATATCTCTgctttttcttttagatcatactGTCATAAACATCCAGGTCATGAACCTCTTGTTTGTTTGTATGTGAATACCACTGTAGCAAATAGTAATATAAACCATAAGGTCATCACCCTTGAAAGAATCAGGTCAGAATAAAGGCTTTTAAAGCAGAAGTCTTACAAAGAAGCTGAAGGAATATTTCATTGACTAATCCCTTTTTTTTGGTAGCAAAAGTAATTGCTTCTTGCTAGATGTTATTCTGCCATATacttgacaaaatatttttactgATGTGTGGAATATTGTTTGTAATCCTATTATGTTACTTTTAATTCaggtagaaaaaaaatatgaagaagatCTTCTGGAAGATGGCTGTTGTCTTTGCAGCTTGGTGCTGCTCCACATCCTTTGCCTGTCCCCATAACTGCACTTGCCATTTAAATGCCAATTCCACAGCTGTGGTTTGTAGTTCTTTGCCCATAGAAGAATTTCCCACAGACATACCCACTAACACAATTTCACTGTCCATTGAGTTTACAAATCTGAGCAACATTATGTCACACCACCTCGAGAGGATGCCCGAACTAAAGGAACTCCATCTATCTGGGAATAAGATCCGTTTTTTGCCATCTGGCTTTCTGAAAGATCTCCCTTTACTTCAGAGTCTTGATCTTACAGGCAACCAGCTCCGTGATCTTCCTCAAGATGTGTTTTGCTGCTCAGCTCTAGAAAATCTGGTCCTCAAAGGCAATCAACTATTGAAAGTAAACAGCTCGTTGTTCCATAATCTAAACAACTTGACTTGGTTGGACTTATCTGACAATCATCTAGAATCTTTGCCACTGACTCTGTTAAAAGATATGCACAATCTAAAGATCATTGACCTTTCcaacaataaaatggaaaagatCCCAAATGGTTTGCTACAGTTTGTCCCTCAATTAGAGAGGCTGCATCTCAACAACAACAAGCTTAGCACCATGGAGGCTCAGATATTTAATAAAATGGGTAATCTCACGCATCTCTTTCTTCAGGAAAATTTGCTGAAAAAAGTTCCCTATGATCTCTTACAAAACTTAAAGTCCCTCGTTTCTCTTGATCTCAGTGACAATGGCCTGACTTCCATCCCACAGGGACTCTTTGATAAGTTGGAGAGACTTGGAGAAAGTGAAGGCCTGGGTCTTGATTTAAGCAATAATCCATGGAACTGTGACTGCAGCATCAAATATCTGTGGCAATGGCTTCAAAATCATAAAGAGAAGGTCTTTTACTTGGAAATGATTAGATGTGCTACACCAGAGCCGCTCAAAAGAAGGAAAGTCTTTTCTTTATCGGAGAAAGAGATcatctgttaaaataaataaaaatgtattgctcCGACACAAATTAACATTACCATTCACTCTTCCTTGAGCAAtaccaatataaaatatatttcagattgtttcaatgttttattgttcattttttaaatatctactaAGAAAAACTTGAATGCATAAATAACAAAGGATTAAGTAACGATATGCTACTATATCTACttatgcatttgtcatttcattttctgaactcactttcGCTAGTACTGGATTACAGTAAGATGAAAACTGCTGTACCTCAGCATTGTCACACAGGAACAAGCCTTGGCATGGCACCACATGCACCCACACTAACTCAACCGATCCACTTAATATGATAGGAAATGCTTAGAATAATTTCACATTCCACACAAGGGCTCTGCCTGGGAATTGATCTGCCAGTAGCAGTAACCTCTAGACCTCAGTGCTGCCTTACACACCTGTGATTTAATAGAATGGCTGTTCGTCTTGCAAAGTTGATTGATAGTACACCAGAAACAACACAAGAGGGTGCTAAAGTCATGGCCATCAAGCTGAGGCTGTGCAAAATTTGTCATCAACAATACTGAACTGAAAGTGTTGCTCTGTTTGTGCGTGTCAGCATGTCTGtttcaaaattgttaaaaaataaataaactttaacaTTCAGATTTGCTGACTTAGATTGTTATTGAGCGGTCAAGATTAGTAAATTTGGAACAATTTCCTAAATATCTATGGGAAAATTGTCTATGATAACATTTAAAAGTGTGTTACTGGTTAAAAGTGAATTACAAAATAGAACAAATATACTGatatattaatttgtaaaattcttTTAAGTATGCTTCAGTTTATTCTGCaggatattattttatattatgcccTGTTGTTAGATCAGCACAGTATTGTACCATACTGGATCTCTGGTCTGCAGCATTTGACATGAAACTCAAGTCCACACTTAGATTTTTCCTGCATTTGTTACAATCACAAGTCCAGTTTCCTTATTGCCTGGAGATTGTAATGCGCATTAGACTACTACCCACCTCATAGTATCAGTTTTTGTCTTGTACCCATTGATGGATACAGTATCCTCAGAATGGCAGAGTCAGAGTagagttaaattatttttttctttttctgtaacataacattctcaaacccactcgaTGATCATTAGTCAGATGAAATCTGTGTAGACTTGAAAATTGTTATAATTGgcattttttgattaattttttatgaGATTTCCTGAAGtattataaacaaattatatATCAATTTTAGGAGCTGTATTATGCAAAGACTTAAATTCTGGATTTTATTTCATCAAGAAGGGTTCCCAAAAAAGTTcaataattttaccatcatgccgCAATGCTGTTTTGTTTAATGATGTGCACCACCATATTGAAAGGTTAGCATCATCAGTTGCTATAGCAATCTTCACAGAATGCTTGAGGAGTGTGTGATGCGTGACATTATTGAAGAGATGGTATAAAGGACAGCATGTATATTTATGGGGTATCTGAGATTACAGATTACACTGTTTCTGTGTGTTTCCTATGTAACAAACATTTCCTGGTTATCAAAGTTTCTTTTAGTGTTTAGGTCTTTGATTTTGATCAACTTGTTGAACTTGACAACAGATCAGTTTGATTGAATCTTCATCAATTTTTGACTACATCTCATCACCTGATCCTTTTCATTAaaattctctctgtctctttctgagACAGTACGATTTTGCTTTTCACATCTCAGTTTCAAGTGAATCTTACTTAAATATATTAATGGTTTTTGACTTTTTACCAGTATTTACATGCTTTAAGAATCATTGTACTGATCAGCTGAGCTGACCAGGCCACCATATCTCCAACAACTGGGATTCCCAGACAAGTATGACTTGGGCCTGCCTCTCTGTCTTTTCTCAGTGGGTTCTAGCCAATAGACCACCTTTGGGAGGTTCTCATGGCGCTTGCTAACTACATGCTCAAACCACTTCAACTGGCTCCTACTGACCTGGAGAAACAGCAGCGGTAATCTAGGGTCCCTCCATATTGCCTAGTTTCCTACTGTGTTGCAGATGTGATGTGATACCAGCACCCTGCACAGAACTCTAATTTTGGTGGCTTGTATTTATGGCAAGAGGTGAGAATGGGAATGTAGATTGATTGGTAAAGTGATGGTTTCCTCCAAGGATTTAGCTTCAACTTTATCGACATGGTCTGGAAGACAAGCATAAAACATTGGTCACTGCACTGATTTGTGGGTGAATCTCACAATCATCTCTAGTGCCTCTTGTGAGTAAAACCACGAGGTAGTTGACCTCCTCCAATAGGGTCTGCTACTCACTCTTTACCTGCAAGCAGCAAGTTGTGCATTTCTAGGAGGAGACCATGAGGTGTGATTTGGCAGTGATCATTTTCATCCGAGTGGCATCAGGTTCAGTTTTAAATTATTCAGGAGGTCACAGTCTGAGGCCAAAGGTACAGCAGTGCAACCCTTCTGTCCCCAAACTGGATAATCTTCAGGCTTGATATTTTTCCTGCAAAATGATTTAACACTTTATGaacctatttaaaaaaatacatagctTTATTGATTATTTGTAATCAATACATTTATAGAATATGATTCACTACTGTTTTTTGTGtggtataacatatatatatatatatatatatatatatatatatatatatatatatatatatatatatatataattcactaagccgacagggcaAGCAAGACAGCCATGGGATacgcaagcaagacaaccataggatacgcacgacatagccacgcccgcaaAATCACAGagcatgcccaccaactctaagaccatgggatacgacaacaactcacaaagccacgcctgccaactctaagagcattgGACGAGAACGCCTTtagcattcacagtgcctgctcatgtgcccggacgcaacaactcaccaactcgctttcgtctctgccaCAGTACatatgcaccactgagccacgttgact
The sequence above is drawn from the Erpetoichthys calabaricus chromosome 3, fErpCal1.3, whole genome shotgun sequence genome and encodes:
- the LOC114648057 gene encoding leucine-rich alpha-2-glycoprotein-like — protein: MKKIFWKMAVVFAAWCCSTSFACPHNCTCHLNANSTAVVCSSLPIEEFPTDIPTNTISLSIEFTNLSNIMSHHLERMPELKELHLSGNKIRFLPSGFLKDLPLLQSLDLTGNQLRDLPQDVFCCSALENLVLKGNQLLKVNSSLFHNLNNLTWLDLSDNHLESLPLTLLKDMHNLKIIDLSNNKMEKIPNGLLQFVPQLERLHLNNNKLSTMEAQIFNKMGNLTHLFLQENLLKKVPYDLLQNLKSLVSLDLSDNGLTSIPQGLFDKLERLGESEGLGLDLSNNPWNCDCSIKYLWQWLQNHKEKVFYLEMIRCATPEPLKRRKVFSLSEKEIIC